The following proteins come from a genomic window of Salvia hispanica cultivar TCC Black 2014 chromosome 4, UniMelb_Shisp_WGS_1.0, whole genome shotgun sequence:
- the LOC125221776 gene encoding ADP-ribosylation factor 1, whose amino-acid sequence MGLSFTKLFSRLFAKKEMRILMVGLDAAGKTTILYKLKLGEIVTTIPTIGFNVETVEYKNISFTVWDVGGQDKIRPLWRHYFQNTQGLIFVVDSNDRDRVVEARDELHRMLNEDELRDAVLLVFANKQDLPNAMNAAEITDKLGLHSLRQRHWYIQSTCATSGEGLYEGLDWLSNNIANKS is encoded by the exons ATGGGGCTGTCTTTCACAAAGCTTTTCAGCCGGCTCTTTGCCAAGAAAGAGATGCGTATACTCATGGTAGGTCTCGATGCCGCTGGTAAAACAACCATTCTCTACAAACTTAAGCTTGGAGAAATTGTCACCACAATTCCTACTATAG GGTTCAATGTGGAGACTGTGGAATATAAGAACATTAGCTTCACTGTTTGGGATGTTGGTGGTCAGGACAAG ATCCGTCCATTGTGGAGGCATTATTTCCAGAACACCCAGGGCCTTATCTTTGTTGTTGACAGCAACGATCGTGATCGTGTAGTTGAAGCAAGGGACGAATTGCACAGGATGCTGAATGAG GACGAGTTGAGGGATGCTGTCCTGCTTGTTTTTGCCAACAAGCAGGATCTTCCAAATGCAATGAATGCTGCAGAAATAACTGACAAGTTGGGCCTTCATTCCCTCCGTCAACGCCATTG GTACATCCAGAGCACATGTGCAACTTCTGGTGAAGGTCTCTACGAGGGATTGGACTGGTTGTCCAACAACATTGCCAACAAG AGTTAA